A genomic stretch from Flavobacterium sp. KS-LB2 includes:
- a CDS encoding GAF domain-containing protein: protein MDYHLFKESPFKTLISFHKLIEALEEIEDSTIDYRSNYAKALLKEIEPFPEFRTGIENLNLIPENETLIQYLLADLFPTALTKNEIKAVTIPFQNFTFNYSERFKKILLNAGTTFDMTIRDFDQNQFYIMNCLLILNTFYNQHFDFNKPLFYDIPDENGVMKHYRILYNADFMEIIPTDKSITLTNEDIDLLMDNYDNIELWKEKFPSESWILKGFGIVSLFDASIESAVSNLKSNLLKSKTDTTGNGGDFETIFRSIFKIANLKVGFIIYNEEEEKFVKPPYDDKKIDSFILHDIQEVDCKNALFGCSLENILEQNKPFVISNVEKFAKIEGNEKLGAHFLKLNIKSCILAPVIKNDKLLGIIELVSGESRELNSINANKLDLILPYLVDTLERYNNDMRHQIEAIIQREYTAIHPSVYWKFRREALKYFQTNNPNKDYIFKEIVFKEVYPLYGQIDIKGSSSHRNETVKEDLKNQLESLIEIFENQNSNTNLVLLEQRKFELQSFSNQLEFPLKADTEQQIQLYIENEIHPILRNTKTDATGETLEKKYFESLDEKTGMFYHSRKKFDNAMSIINKKLASILDKKQAEAQNIYPHYYERFKTDGVEHNLYIGSSIAPSKPFDTLYLHNLRLWQLQTLCEMELEHHQLKSTLPYELDVTSLILVFSSAISIRFRMDEKRFDVDGTYNARYEVVKKRIDKANIKGTQERITEKEKITIVYSHNNEETEYLNYIKFLQFKKVLEPTIEQFEVEELQGVSGLRAIRVKVINDTKEQNPKNYSYQDLLDELN, encoded by the coding sequence ATGGATTATCATTTGTTTAAAGAAAGCCCGTTCAAAACGCTTATATCATTTCATAAACTCATTGAAGCTTTAGAGGAAATCGAAGACAGTACTATCGATTATCGATCGAATTATGCCAAGGCTTTATTGAAAGAAATCGAACCTTTTCCTGAGTTCAGAACTGGAATCGAGAATTTGAATTTAATTCCTGAAAACGAAACACTGATACAGTACCTATTAGCTGATCTTTTCCCTACAGCCCTAACAAAAAATGAAATTAAAGCGGTAACAATTCCGTTTCAAAACTTCACGTTTAATTATAGTGAAAGATTCAAAAAAATACTCCTAAATGCTGGAACAACATTTGACATGACCATTAGGGATTTTGATCAAAATCAATTTTACATCATGAATTGTCTTTTGATTCTAAATACCTTTTATAATCAGCATTTTGATTTCAACAAACCTTTATTTTATGATATTCCAGATGAAAATGGTGTAATGAAACATTATAGGATTCTATACAATGCTGATTTTATGGAAATCATCCCCACGGATAAATCAATAACCTTAACTAATGAAGATATTGATTTATTAATGGACAATTATGATAATATTGAGCTCTGGAAAGAAAAATTTCCTTCTGAAAGTTGGATTTTAAAAGGCTTTGGAATTGTATCCTTATTTGATGCTTCCATAGAGAGTGCCGTTTCAAACTTGAAAAGCAATCTCTTGAAATCAAAAACGGACACTACTGGAAATGGTGGTGATTTTGAAACTATTTTCCGTTCTATTTTTAAAATAGCTAATTTAAAAGTAGGTTTCATTATTTACAATGAAGAAGAAGAAAAGTTTGTAAAACCTCCATATGATGATAAAAAAATAGACAGTTTTATTCTGCATGATATCCAAGAAGTAGACTGTAAAAATGCACTTTTTGGTTGTTCATTAGAAAATATTTTGGAACAAAATAAACCTTTTGTAATTTCAAATGTTGAGAAATTTGCCAAAATTGAAGGAAATGAAAAACTAGGAGCACATTTTTTAAAACTAAATATTAAAAGCTGTATTCTCGCCCCAGTAATAAAAAACGATAAGCTATTAGGTATTATTGAATTGGTTTCGGGAGAATCAAGAGAACTTAACAGCATTAATGCAAACAAACTTGATTTGATTTTGCCCTATTTGGTAGACACATTAGAGCGCTATAATAATGATATGCGACACCAAATTGAAGCTATCATACAAAGAGAATATACCGCCATTCACCCAAGTGTGTATTGGAAATTTAGAAGAGAAGCGCTTAAATATTTTCAAACTAATAATCCGAATAAAGATTATATTTTCAAGGAAATTGTATTCAAGGAAGTATATCCTTTATATGGGCAAATAGACATTAAAGGCTCTTCAAGTCACAGAAATGAAACGGTGAAAGAAGATTTAAAAAATCAACTCGAATCACTTATTGAAATTTTTGAAAATCAGAATTCAAATACGAATTTGGTTTTATTAGAACAACGAAAATTTGAATTACAATCGTTTTCTAACCAGTTGGAATTTCCATTGAAAGCGGATACCGAGCAACAAATTCAGCTTTATATTGAAAATGAAATTCATCCAATTTTAAGAAATACCAAAACGGACGCTACCGGAGAAACTTTGGAAAAAAAATATTTTGAAAGTTTGGATGAAAAAACAGGCATGTTTTATCATTCGAGAAAGAAATTTGACAATGCCATGTCAATCATTAATAAAAAACTCGCTTCTATTCTCGATAAAAAACAAGCGGAAGCACAAAACATATACCCCCATTATTATGAACGCTTTAAAACTGATGGTGTAGAACACAATCTTTATATTGGATCTTCAATTGCTCCATCAAAACCTTTTGACACGTTGTATCTTCATAATTTGAGATTATGGCAATTGCAAACGCTTTGCGAAATGGAGCTAGAACACCATCAACTCAAATCTACGTTGCCTTATGAACTTGATGTAACATCATTGATTTTGGTGTTTAGTTCTGCTATTTCAATCCGATTTAGAATGGATGAAAAACGTTTTGATGTTGACGGAACTTATAATGCGCGTTATGAAGTAGTCAAAAAACGCATCGACAAAGCAAATATCAAGGGAACCCAAGAGAGAATTACCGAAAAAGAAAAAATCACAATAGTCTATTCCCATAATAATGAGGAAACAGAATATTTGAATTATATCAAGTTTTTACAATTTAAAAAAGTATTAGAACCAACGATCGAACAATTTGAAGTGGAAGAATTACAAGGAGTTTCCGGTTTGAGAGCCATTAGGGTAAAAGTGATTAACGACACTAAAGAACAAAATCCAAAAAACTATTCTTACCAGGATCTATTGGATGAATTGAATTAA
- a CDS encoding response regulator has product MKNKLTYIIDDDKLTVKLMSILISKSKFCEEIHSFNNAQFAIDKLKENWNETDILPDAILLDLNMPVMDGWQFLDEFIHLPIKKEISIFIMTSSIDPADIEMAKKYDVIKDYIMKPITANKLDMLCKLMSKIN; this is encoded by the coding sequence ATGAAAAATAAATTAACATACATTATTGATGATGACAAATTAACCGTAAAATTGATGAGCATTCTTATCTCTAAAAGTAAGTTTTGCGAAGAAATTCATTCCTTTAATAATGCTCAATTTGCCATTGATAAATTAAAAGAAAATTGGAATGAAACTGATATACTTCCAGATGCCATTTTACTTGATTTAAACATGCCAGTAATGGATGGGTGGCAGTTTTTGGACGAATTTATTCATTTACCCATAAAAAAAGAAATTTCAATTTTTATTATGACCTCTTCTATTGATCCTGCAGATATAGAAATGGCGAAAAAATATGATGTCATAAAAGATTATATAATGAAACCTATTACTGCAAACAAATTAGATATGCTATGCAAATTGATGTCTAAAATAAACTAA
- a CDS encoding PAS domain-containing sensor histidine kinase has product MTNKLELYFKAAQSAKIGIWKMNILTNEVFWDAVTKCILEVPEDFEPINGSGINFYSPGENRDRIKLLVERAINEGVSFDDKFQITTAKNNIKYIECICQVEVVDGKPMNLLGTFQDITNEQNLINELQLSVEKFSSIFSSANDAIFIIDTSNGLITDCNPRSSELTGYNNFELKGSHNSKLFPEEFRRELRFFLKYNLDRNEYTINETYIKTKSGETIPVEIASGKKFVVDNITYLVCFIRDISERKNVEAKLSLLSLAASETTDTIVIANENGEAVWANQAYLDLTGLSMGEVIGQKPGYLSIGPETDLNASSLMRKAIKNKESIKITILNYNKNKEKYWFELNITTVFDSNNNFINFIGVGRNVTHRIEKEFELKRLLDVTSSQNNKLYNFTHIVSHNIRSHTSNLSMVVDVIENTDDIEEKLSYFDLFKEGTEKLSESIEYLNEIITIQQKTNIEKTKIQLKNEIEKTKMALSLAIKDSEIKITHTIPEDLVVTAIPAYLDSILLNLFTNAIKYKSPERKATLEISHEIIDNYTVINFKDNGLGLNLKKNGHKIFGMYKTFHGNEDAKGIGLFITKNQLEAMNGKIEIESEVGQGSNFKIYLNEK; this is encoded by the coding sequence ATGACAAATAAGCTTGAACTTTATTTCAAGGCTGCACAATCAGCTAAAATTGGAATATGGAAAATGAACATTTTAACTAATGAGGTATTTTGGGACGCTGTTACAAAATGTATCCTTGAAGTTCCTGAAGATTTTGAGCCTATAAATGGAAGTGGTATAAACTTTTATTCACCAGGCGAAAATAGAGATCGAATTAAATTACTTGTCGAAAGAGCCATCAATGAAGGCGTTTCATTTGATGATAAATTTCAGATTACCACAGCAAAAAATAATATTAAATACATTGAATGTATCTGTCAGGTAGAAGTTGTAGACGGAAAGCCAATGAATTTATTGGGCACATTTCAAGACATTACAAATGAGCAAAATTTAATAAATGAATTACAATTAAGCGTTGAGAAATTTTCTTCTATTTTTTCCAGTGCCAATGATGCCATTTTTATTATTGACACTTCAAATGGATTAATTACAGACTGTAATCCCAGATCATCAGAGCTTACAGGATATAATAACTTTGAATTGAAAGGTTCACATAATTCAAAATTATTTCCAGAGGAATTTAGAAGAGAACTTCGGTTTTTTCTGAAATACAATCTAGACCGAAACGAATATACCATCAATGAAACGTATATCAAGACAAAATCTGGAGAAACAATACCCGTAGAAATAGCCTCAGGAAAAAAATTTGTAGTGGATAATATAACCTACTTGGTTTGTTTCATAAGAGATATTAGCGAAAGAAAAAATGTTGAAGCTAAATTGAGTTTATTATCACTTGCAGCCTCTGAAACTACAGATACCATTGTTATTGCAAATGAAAATGGAGAAGCAGTGTGGGCAAATCAAGCTTATTTAGATCTAACCGGTTTGAGTATGGGAGAAGTTATAGGACAAAAACCAGGCTATTTATCCATAGGTCCTGAAACTGATTTAAATGCTTCCTCATTAATGAGAAAAGCAATTAAAAATAAAGAAAGCATCAAAATCACAATTTTAAATTATAATAAAAACAAGGAAAAATATTGGTTTGAACTCAATATAACTACCGTATTTGATAGTAATAACAACTTCATTAACTTCATTGGTGTGGGTCGAAACGTAACTCACAGAATTGAAAAAGAGTTTGAACTTAAACGATTATTGGATGTAACTAGTAGTCAAAATAATAAACTATATAATTTTACCCATATCGTTTCCCACAATATACGCTCCCATACGAGTAATTTATCAATGGTAGTGGACGTGATTGAAAATACAGATGATATTGAAGAGAAACTTTCTTATTTTGATTTATTTAAAGAAGGAACTGAAAAACTTTCCGAATCCATCGAATATTTGAATGAAATTATCACAATTCAACAAAAAACAAATATTGAAAAGACTAAGATTCAATTAAAGAATGAAATAGAAAAAACAAAAATGGCATTGAGCTTGGCCATTAAGGATAGTGAAATAAAGATTACACATACCATTCCAGAAGATCTTGTTGTTACTGCAATTCCAGCTTACTTAGATAGTATTTTGTTGAATTTATTCACAAATGCCATTAAATATAAATCACCCGAACGGAAAGCTACTTTAGAGATTAGTCACGAAATTATTGACAACTACACCGTTATCAACTTTAAAGATAACGGATTAGGATTGAATTTAAAAAAAAATGGGCATAAAATTTTTGGAATGTACAAAACCTTTCATGGCAATGAAGACGCAAAAGGAATTGGATTATTTATAACCAAAAACCAACTCGAAGCTATGAATGGTAAAATTGAAATAGAAAGCGAAGTCGGACAAGGTTCTAATTTTAAAATTTATTTAAATGAAAAATAA
- a CDS encoding metallophosphoesterase yields MKLFSDNCFITSNKVALMLFVSALIFQSCATHHAQFGKKTKNPVVVNGIDSSKIVHTFYLIGDAGNANEEKAQQTIGLLKDQLEKANKNATLLFLGDNIYPKGLPNTDKANERIIAESKLTNQLKLSKNFKGQTLFILGNHDWYSGIKGVERQAKFVSEYLNDKKSFLPRKGCGIDDIEINKNLILITIDSQWFLEDWDKSPTINDDCNIKSREAFFNEFESILNKNQEKTIILALHHPLMSNGTHGGQFSLKKQFFPLEQKIPLPVLGSVINLIRKTSGISPQDIQNKQYTFFTKRIKALLQSQDNVIVVSGHDHNLQYIEKDNIKQIISGAGSKSEAAKAVYPNDFSYGGNGYATLNFYENGAAKVSFYGKENNKEKLIFEQFIVAKKDDFSTKNFPTSFDKTTTATIYSTKQTDKNAFYRFLFGKHYRKYYSLPIEVKTTTIDTLFGGLKPKRAGGGHQSRSLQIVDKNGKEYVMRALKKSASRFLQAVAFKDQFIENEFKDTYAENFLLDFYTTSHPYTPFAIGNLAEKIGVSHSNPELYYVPKHKALKNFNTDFGDELYMVEERPTDSQIEVKSFGNPTAIISTEDLFKNLHKDEKYSIDEGEYIKARLFDMLIGDWDRHEDQWRWGEYKVGNKIIYKPIPRDRDQAFTKYDGALLKLVMNMPALRHMQTFNEKIKNVKWLNREPYPLDLAFLKTSDEKEWLKQAKFIQENLSDSAIENAFDNLPKEVQDVTIADIKRKLKIRKTQLQHYASDYYRVLQKTVLIVGTDKKDKFIIRQATKNKIVIEVYRSKKEGDELLYTKDFFAGKTKNIWIYGLDEDDIFEVKGNAKSNINIRLIGGQNEDSYTVENGKKVKIHDFKSKTNTYAVDPKTRVLLSDDYEASLYDYEKPKYNAFSGLPNIGFNPDDGVKIGFITNYTINKFNQNPYTQKHILIANYFFATSGYELIYNAHFPKSVGKWDLDLESQFTSPNFTINYFGTGNETANNDEIFGMDYNRVRIRMLKVLPSIKKVGKYGSAIHFQTSFEQISVEETNNRFINIPGIVNPDIFDSQQFAGATLKYSFENYDIPSFPSMGMGFSIAGTWKMNLNESKRNFPSVETKLNFNHKIDANGKVVLATILKAKMLLNNNFEFYQGATLGGDYDLRGFRNERFLGNQSFYQSSDIRWNLGKIRKSILPMTYGILGGFDYGRVWQKGENSDKWHQSFGGGLWLNGLNVITARITYFKTATEEARISFGLGFGF; encoded by the coding sequence ATGAAATTGTTTTCGGATAATTGTTTTATTACTTCGAATAAAGTAGCATTAATGTTATTTGTTTCGGCCTTGATTTTTCAATCGTGTGCTACTCACCACGCACAATTTGGTAAAAAAACCAAGAATCCGGTAGTTGTAAACGGTATAGATAGCTCAAAAATTGTGCATACTTTTTATTTAATTGGCGATGCTGGAAATGCCAATGAAGAAAAAGCGCAACAAACAATTGGTTTACTGAAAGATCAATTAGAAAAAGCAAATAAAAATGCGACACTTTTATTTCTTGGCGACAATATCTATCCAAAAGGATTACCAAATACTGATAAAGCAAATGAGCGAATTATTGCCGAAAGTAAGCTTACCAATCAACTAAAATTATCTAAAAACTTCAAAGGCCAGACTCTTTTTATTCTAGGAAATCACGATTGGTATAGCGGTATAAAAGGTGTAGAACGCCAAGCAAAATTTGTATCGGAATATTTAAACGATAAAAAATCATTCTTACCCCGAAAAGGTTGTGGAATTGACGATATAGAAATCAATAAAAACCTGATTTTAATAACCATAGACAGTCAATGGTTTCTGGAAGACTGGGACAAAAGCCCTACTATAAATGATGATTGTAACATCAAATCAAGAGAAGCTTTTTTTAATGAGTTCGAATCTATTCTGAATAAAAATCAAGAAAAAACAATAATTCTAGCATTGCATCATCCATTAATGAGTAATGGAACACATGGTGGCCAGTTTTCATTAAAAAAACAATTTTTCCCTCTAGAACAAAAAATTCCACTTCCAGTTTTGGGTTCTGTTATTAACCTCATCAGAAAAACATCTGGTATAAGTCCGCAAGACATTCAAAACAAACAATATACATTTTTTACCAAACGCATAAAAGCGCTCTTACAAAGTCAGGATAATGTGATAGTGGTTTCTGGCCATGACCACAATTTACAATACATTGAAAAAGACAATATCAAGCAAATTATAAGTGGTGCCGGATCAAAATCAGAGGCAGCAAAAGCCGTTTACCCAAATGATTTTTCTTATGGTGGCAATGGCTACGCTACATTAAATTTTTATGAAAATGGAGCCGCAAAGGTTTCTTTTTACGGGAAGGAAAACAACAAAGAAAAACTGATTTTCGAACAATTTATAGTGGCTAAAAAAGATGATTTCAGCACCAAAAATTTTCCGACTTCATTTGATAAAACGACCACGGCAACAATCTATTCTACAAAGCAAACCGATAAAAATGCATTTTATAGATTCCTTTTCGGAAAGCATTATCGAAAATATTATAGCTTACCGATAGAAGTAAAAACAACAACGATTGACACTCTTTTTGGTGGTTTAAAACCAAAACGTGCTGGTGGCGGTCACCAATCCAGATCATTACAAATTGTTGACAAAAACGGAAAAGAATATGTAATGCGTGCCTTGAAAAAAAGCGCTTCTCGCTTTCTACAAGCGGTAGCATTTAAAGATCAATTTATTGAAAATGAATTTAAAGACACCTATGCGGAGAATTTTTTACTTGATTTTTACACCACTTCACATCCATATACTCCTTTCGCAATTGGGAATTTAGCCGAAAAAATTGGCGTTTCGCATTCAAATCCTGAATTGTATTATGTTCCTAAACATAAAGCTCTAAAAAATTTCAATACTGATTTTGGGGATGAATTGTACATGGTGGAAGAGCGCCCCACAGATAGCCAAATTGAAGTAAAAAGCTTTGGAAACCCTACCGCAATAATCAGCACCGAAGACCTATTCAAGAATCTTCATAAAGATGAAAAATATAGTATTGATGAAGGTGAATATATCAAAGCACGCTTATTTGATATGCTCATTGGAGATTGGGACAGACATGAAGATCAATGGCGCTGGGGCGAATATAAAGTAGGTAATAAAATAATTTACAAACCCATTCCAAGAGATCGGGATCAGGCCTTTACAAAATATGATGGAGCATTGCTGAAACTAGTGATGAATATGCCTGCATTGCGACACATGCAAACTTTTAATGAGAAAATTAAAAATGTAAAATGGCTCAATCGCGAACCTTATCCTTTAGACCTTGCCTTTCTTAAAACATCTGACGAAAAGGAGTGGCTTAAACAAGCTAAATTCATTCAGGAAAACCTTTCGGATAGTGCTATAGAAAATGCCTTTGATAATCTGCCAAAAGAAGTTCAGGATGTAACTATAGCAGACATAAAACGTAAATTAAAAATACGAAAAACACAATTACAGCACTATGCATCTGACTATTATAGAGTGCTGCAAAAAACAGTTTTAATTGTTGGTACCGATAAAAAAGACAAATTTATAATTCGTCAGGCAACAAAAAACAAGATTGTAATCGAAGTATATCGTTCTAAAAAAGAGGGAGATGAATTGCTCTACACAAAAGATTTTTTTGCCGGAAAAACAAAAAACATTTGGATTTACGGATTAGATGAAGACGATATTTTTGAAGTAAAAGGAAATGCGAAATCAAATATAAACATACGATTAATAGGAGGTCAAAATGAAGATTCTTATACCGTAGAAAACGGAAAAAAGGTAAAAATTCATGATTTTAAATCCAAAACAAATACTTACGCTGTAGATCCAAAAACCAGAGTTCTTTTATCTGATGATTATGAAGCGAGTTTGTATGATTATGAAAAGCCAAAATACAATGCTTTTTCAGGATTACCAAATATTGGTTTTAATCCAGATGACGGAGTGAAAATAGGTTTTATTACCAACTATACCATCAATAAATTCAATCAAAATCCATATACGCAAAAACACATTTTAATAGCAAATTACTTTTTTGCTACAAGTGGATACGAACTGATTTACAATGCCCATTTCCCGAAATCAGTTGGCAAATGGGATTTGGACTTAGAGAGCCAATTTACGAGTCCGAATTTCACTATCAATTATTTTGGTACTGGAAATGAAACCGCAAATAATGATGAAATTTTCGGAATGGATTACAATCGTGTCCGGATCAGAATGTTGAAAGTTTTACCATCCATCAAAAAGGTGGGTAAATATGGTAGTGCAATCCATTTTCAAACTTCATTTGAACAAATTAGCGTGGAGGAAACCAATAATCGATTCATAAACATTCCTGGCATTGTAAATCCTGATATTTTTGATAGCCAACAATTTGCAGGGGCAACATTGAAATATAGTTTTGAAAATTACGATATCCCTTCATTTCCCTCTATGGGAATGGGATTTTCTATTGCTGGAACATGGAAAATGAATTTGAATGAGTCAAAAAGAAATTTTCCATCAGTAGAAACTAAATTGAATTTTAACCATAAAATTGATGCTAATGGAAAAGTAGTTTTGGCAACTATTCTCAAAGCAAAAATGCTATTGAATAACAATTTCGAATTTTATCAAGGAGCAACTTTGGGTGGTGATTATGACTTAAGAGGCTTTAGAAACGAGCGCTTTTTAGGCAATCAATCGTTCTATCAAAGTAGTGATATCCGTTGGAATTTAGGAAAAATTAGAAAGAGCATTTTGCCTATGACTTACGGAATTCTAGGTGGTTTTGATTATGGAAGAGTTTGGCAAAAAGGAGAGAATTCAGACAAATGGCATCAGTCTTTTGGGGGAGGATTATGGCTCAACGGACTAAACGTCATTACTGCAAGAATTACTTATTTTAAAACTGCCACTGAGGAAGCCCGAATTTCTTTTGGATTAGGATTTGGATTTTAA
- a CDS encoding Pycsar system effector family protein, translating to MNLIEQSENFVSKLLKDKLSNSYTYHNFNHTLEVVAAVNTLADNENSSASEKEILLIAAWFHDTGYIQHCNNHEASSIVIASDFLTKMGKSDDYIEKVAGLIKVTEKQCVPQTLSEKIIKDADYYHILSDDYIFSCEGLRNEWKNVEGKSFTDKDWALENYNFLTNIHRFYTDYALANWQPLKEKNIKRLQKKIKKMSIKANNEAEKEYKKREKEDKPERAVDTLFRVTLNNHTSLSGIADSKANILLSVNAIIISIALSTLIPKLDSPKNVHLMVPTFIMLMSSVITIIFAILSTRPKVTKGVFTRQDIENKKVNLLFFGNFYKMPLDEYQWAMNEMMKDREYLYNSMIKDLYFLGLVLEKKYRLLRIAYNFFMLGIIISVIAFVIAFKMVGS from the coding sequence ATGAATCTTATAGAACAATCCGAAAATTTTGTTAGTAAATTACTCAAAGATAAACTTTCTAATTCATATACCTATCATAATTTTAACCATACTCTAGAAGTAGTAGCTGCCGTAAATACTCTTGCTGACAACGAAAATAGTAGTGCTTCTGAAAAAGAAATTTTACTTATCGCCGCTTGGTTTCATGATACGGGATATATACAGCATTGTAATAATCATGAAGCTTCAAGCATTGTTATAGCCTCTGATTTTTTAACAAAAATGGGAAAATCTGATGATTATATTGAGAAAGTGGCCGGATTAATTAAAGTGACTGAAAAGCAATGTGTTCCCCAAACCCTTTCTGAAAAAATAATAAAAGATGCAGATTATTACCATATTTTGAGTGATGATTACATTTTTAGTTGTGAAGGTTTAAGAAATGAATGGAAAAACGTAGAAGGGAAATCGTTTACAGATAAAGATTGGGCTTTAGAAAATTATAATTTTTTAACGAACATTCATCGGTTTTATACAGATTATGCTTTGGCAAATTGGCAGCCTTTAAAGGAGAAAAATATAAAACGGTTGCAAAAAAAAATAAAAAAAATGAGCATAAAAGCAAACAACGAAGCTGAAAAAGAATATAAAAAAAGAGAAAAAGAAGACAAACCAGAGCGAGCTGTTGATACTTTATTTAGGGTAACGTTAAATAATCATACTAGTTTAAGCGGTATTGCTGATAGTAAAGCCAATATTTTACTCTCCGTAAACGCTATTATTATTTCTATTGCGCTTTCTACATTGATTCCAAAATTAGACAGTCCAAAAAATGTTCATCTCATGGTGCCTACTTTTATAATGCTGATGTCTAGTGTGATTACTATTATTTTTGCCATACTTTCCACACGACCAAAAGTCACAAAAGGCGTTTTTACTCGACAAGATATTGAAAATAAAAAAGTAAATTTACTTTTCTTCGGGAACTTCTATAAAATGCCTTTGGATGAATACCAATGGGCAATGAATGAAATGATGAAAGACAGAGAGTATCTTTATAATTCGATGATTAAGGATTTATATTTTCTAGGATTAGTTCTCGAGAAAAAATACCGTTTATTAAGAATTGCCTATAATTTTTTCATGCTAGGAATTATAATTTCAGTAATTGCTTTTGTAATTGCTTTTAAAATGGTTGGTTCTTAA
- a CDS encoding ABC transporter ATP-binding protein — protein sequence METILSIKNLNKRYGSLQALKNVSFDIHKGNVYGILGPNGSGKSTTLGIVLNVVNKTSGEYSWFNGSMETHEALKKVGAIIERPNFYPYMTAKENLELVCKIKGINYTKVDEKLELVGLVDRQNSKFSTFSLGMKQRLAIASALLNDPEILILDEPTNGLDPQGIHQIRDIIKQIASKGTTILLASHLLDEVEKVCTHVLVLRKGEILYTGLVDGMSANEGFFELQADDTEHLILTVKTHPAIKNVVNEDGKVLVYLKNDLDAKELNQFLFEKNIILNHLVKRKNSLEEQFLELTNGNPTFKN from the coding sequence TTGGAAACGATACTTTCTATCAAAAATCTCAACAAACGTTATGGCTCACTTCAAGCCCTTAAAAACGTTTCTTTCGACATACATAAAGGCAATGTATACGGAATTCTAGGTCCTAACGGAAGCGGAAAATCAACAACTTTAGGAATCGTTTTAAACGTGGTCAATAAAACCTCCGGTGAATATAGCTGGTTTAATGGTTCAATGGAAACTCATGAAGCGCTAAAAAAAGTAGGAGCAATTATAGAAAGACCTAATTTCTATCCTTACATGACTGCCAAAGAAAATCTAGAACTAGTTTGTAAGATTAAAGGAATCAACTATACAAAAGTTGATGAAAAACTAGAATTAGTAGGTTTAGTAGACAGACAAAACAGTAAATTCAGTACGTTTTCATTGGGAATGAAACAGCGGTTGGCCATTGCTTCTGCCCTACTGAATGATCCAGAAATTTTAATTCTTGATGAACCCACCAATGGTTTAGATCCTCAAGGGATTCATCAAATTAGAGATATCATTAAACAAATTGCCTCAAAAGGAACTACTATTTTACTCGCTTCTCATTTATTGGACGAAGTAGAAAAAGTATGTACTCATGTTTTGGTTTTAAGAAAAGGAGAAATTTTATACACTGGTTTAGTTGATGGAATGTCAGCTAATGAAGGATTTTTTGAATTACAAGCTGATGACACTGAACATTTAATCCTAACTGTTAAAACGCATCCTGCCATTAAAAATGTGGTAAATGAGGATGGGAAAGTTTTGGTTTACCTGAAAAATGATTTAGACGCAAAAGAATTGAATCAATTTCTTTTTGAAAAAAACATCATACTCAATCATTTAGTAAAACGTAAAAACAGCTTAGAAGAACAATTTTTAGAACTGACTAATGGCAACCCAACTTTCAAAAACTAA